The Astyanax mexicanus isolate ESR-SI-001 chromosome 12, AstMex3_surface, whole genome shotgun sequence genome window below encodes:
- the si:dkey-8e10.3 gene encoding serine/threonine-protein kinase SBK1: MITLGSVPEGSSPIEELMELTAQSLCQLNIKEHFNVIKEIGRGKYGRVLLVTHRCRGTPMALKVLPKASTKLKGFLREYCISLHLSHHPCIVGLFGIAFQSDEHYGFAQELVVGRDLFAVIQPRVGIPESAVKRCAVQVASALEFIHQLGLVHRDIKPENVLLLDTHCQRVKLADFGLTQKQGTLIQYITGTLPYMAPELCAMVLEEGQDEVKAPPLSVQPSLDTFAFGVLLFCILTGFFPWEHCMNTDDFYQEFSDWQQNPEKSPVPSQWKRFTPACMEMFGRLLALDANERCLVEEVKGFVGKEWVRSKRLNGLVEDSGKISAMPVLSPCKNSPALQ, from the exons ATGATCACGCTGGGCTCAGTGCCTGAGGGCAGCAGCCCTATAGAGGAGCTGATGGAGCTGACGGCGCAGAGTCTGTGTCAGCTCAACATCAAGGAGCATTTCAACGTCATTAAAGAGATCGGCCGCGGCAAATACGGCCGGGTGCTGCTGGTCACTCATCGCTGCCGGG GGACCCCCATGGCTCTCAAAGTCCTGCCCAAAGCGTCCACCAAGCTGAAGGGCTTCCTGCGGGAGTACTGCATCTCCCTGCACCTGTCTCACCACCCCTGCATCGTGGGCCTGTTCGGAATCGCCTTCCAGTCTGACGAGCACTACGGGTTCGCTCAGGAGCTGGTGGTCGGGCGTGACCTTTTCGCTGTCATCCAGCCTCGG GTTGGTATTCCAGAGTCTGCAGTGAAGCGCTGTGCCGTACAGGTGGCCAGTGCTCTGGAGTTCATCCACCAGCTGGGTCTGGTGCACCGAGACATCAAGCCTGAGAACGTGCTGCTCTTGGACACCCACTGCCAGAGGGTCAAGCTGGCGGACTTCGGCCTGACCCAGAAACAGGGCACCCTGATCCAGTACATCACGGGTACGCTGCCCTACATGGCGCCGGAGCTGTGCGCCATGGTGCTGGAGGAAGGTCAGGATGAGGTGAAGGCGCCTCCGCTCAGCGTTCAGCCCAGCCTGGACACTTTCGCCTTCGGAGTTCTGCTGTTCTGCATCCTCACCGGATTCTTCCCGTGGGAACACTGCATGAACACCGACGACTTCTACCAGGAGTTCTCAGACTGGCAGCAGAATCCTGAGAAATCTCCAGTTCCCTCCCAGTGGAAACGGTTCACACCAGCATGCATGGAGATGTTCGGGAGGCTGCTAGCACTGGACGCTAATGAAAGGTGCCTGGTGGAGGAGGTGAAGGGGTTTGTGGGTAAAGAGTGGGTGAGGTCAAAGCGTCTGAACGGACTGGTGGAGGACAGTGGGAAAATCAGCGCCATGCCAGTCCTGAGCCCCTGTAAAAACAGCCCGGCTCTTCAGTGA